In Sardina pilchardus chromosome 8, fSarPil1.1, whole genome shotgun sequence, the genomic window GCAAGTTCAAGAATCAAGTGTTCACAACCTTCTTTTCCTTCTGGAAGATTAGATTTAACACTGCCAGGAAACAAGCCAACACATCCCTCTGGCAGTAAGCCCGCAGTTCATCAATGTCACTGTGGATACTGTTGTCCAACTGGAGATAGTTCCAGTAAAAGATTGGTTCCTCACGTCTCCCATGATATTCTCTGATAACCATCACAGCTTTCTGTGAGAGAGACTTTCCTTGCAGCGCATCAGCTTTGTTCAGGATGTACATATAAGTTTGGGTCTGCAAGCAGTACTCATGGTTTTCAATCAGCTGAGCCAGACACTCGTCATTTTGAGGTCTGTTGAAGAACCTCCCCACCATGTCACCAGAGGTGCTTTTGCACTCAATCACAAATCTCTTGTTTCTCTCCTCATGCTCTTCTTTCTGGGCTTTATTTGCTTTCCCTTGTCCTTTGCTGCAAATTTCTACTAAGAAGTCCAATATTCCTTTGAGGAAGCCATAATTCACTTGGTTGCCTCTGGTATACTTTACTTCCTCCTCACCAGGACTAATCATGCCCAGCTCATGGAAGAACTTCAGGCACTCCATCTCATCCGTATTCTTACCATGACCCCCAAAGCGCTGGTCAAAGGACTCTTTTAAGAATGTCATTTTCTCCAGAGTTTGTGTTTGCACTCTCGTACCGCGTGTCACTGTTGGCAAGTCGTTCCCAATCTCTAAATTATCAAAGGCCCTAGTGATGTATTTGGTGTGAAATTTAGGTGTGCTGATTTTGTCCCTTGTATACTTGTCCCGCATCCTGAACCCCTTGCCTGTGCATGTTGAGTTCATCTTCCAAATCTCCTCcagttcctctctttttttctgttctttaaTGACCTTGAAGAAAATTATATTTGTGAGCTCACGCACATCATTGCCACTCTTCAGATTTAAAGCTCTCTGCACTTCCCTACTACCCAATCGTGGTATATTGCAGAACTGGATTTCAAAATGTTCCAGCGCAGTGATGATTGATCCGGCATGTTTAATGGACGTATTTTTTTGTGATTCTTTGATAACTTCAGGATTGAGGACCCCCCCTGGAAGCGTGATATCCAGCAATTTCAGCAGGTAAAGGAAGTCTTTTGGATTAAGTTCATCTGTTCTGTCAACTGCTGCTGCACTGTGGCTGTCTGCCACTAATGCCTCATGCCTACTTTTTCCTTTGACTGTTGTTATTGGGTGACCTGGTTCTGTATTTCCACCTTGTGTATCAATTTCTGTTTCCTCTTCTTTTGTGTCTCTTCCCTTTTTGTCAAGACTTCTGTCTTTGATGCCTTTTTGTGTGTCTCCTGGACTGCTCTTATGCCCTGTCTTTCCTACTGCCTTATTGATTCTCTTGCTACCCGCTGTGCCTCCTGAATCTTTCATCTTGACTCCATCTGAAGGCTGCTGTGGGATCCCCTCCACGCTCACCTTCAGAATGACCTGAGCAAGACCCTCCCACGTATACCCATtcgtttttttgtctctctccactccttctTTCTGGGCTTTATTCGCTTCCCCTGTCCTTTTGATGCTTCCTGGTAACATATTGTTCATTTCCTTATCTGCGGACTCTGTATCCCCAGTAgttcctttgtctctctccttgcTCTCTCCTTCCCGGGCTTTATTTATTCCCTTTTTGTCAAGACTTCTGTCTTTGATGCCTTTTTGTGTGTCTCCTGGACTGCTCTTATGCCCTGTCTTTCCTACAGCCTTATTGATTCTCTTGCTACCCGCTGTGCTTCCTGAATCTTTCATCTTGACTCCATCTGAAGGCTGCTGTGGGATCCCCTCCACGCTCACCTTCAGAATGACCTGAGCAAGACCCTCCCACGTATCCCCATtcgtttttttgtctctctcctctccttctttctggGCTTTATTAGCTTCCCCTTTCCCTTTGATGCTTCCTGGTAACATATTGTTCATTTCCTTATCTGCGGACTCTGTATCCCCAGTAgttcctttgtctctctcctcgctctctccttcccgGGCTTTATTCAATTTCTGTTTTCCTATGCCGATTCCTGGTAACATATTGTTTATCCACTCTTCTGTGGACCCTGTGAgccaaatgaaaaaatgaaatgtcattAAGAAAATGGGTAGTTAGTGACAATAACAAGTGTAAAGACTAGACAATCTGAGTAGCAAGCAGGTATATTCTGTAGGCAGTGTTGTTCAAGTTCATACTTCacagagctacagtatagcCTAGATAAAAGTTCAGATTATACTGAAATGAATACAATTTAATTTTAATTCATTAAAATCATTAATTTGCACTACTGTAGGTTGGTTCAAGTGTTTCTTAAAGGAGATATAGAATGGAAAAAAATTGTCTTAGTTTtgatatgaaaatcttgaacttagaaataggcACTAAAAGATggggcgaattagaacaaagcctgcaTATGATGTAAAATATCACAAAGCAATTGAAAGTTCAAAAAAGTTCAACTGTGGTCGCCATTcagtcaaaaggaccatttcaatacccagcccaAATAGAAGGATTTAATTAGGCctataaatcaaagttgaatatccTGTacactattttaacatcagcaAACACAGTagaatactcaattcatccattctatgtctatGAGTATATTAAGCATGTAATATACTCCCCATTCATGAATTGTAGGTGCATGTGATGTGaaagcatacagtagcctacaatatgcATTGGTGACAGTGGTAGAAATATGTGATTGCTGGTTGTGCAATATACTCGCCATTCCCAACCTGTCACATGACAATGTGCCGTTACGGGAGCGCCGTAACTTTATACTCGTGTTTGGTGGTCTCCTGAACAGAGGTGTCGACTCGCAACTGAAGAAAGGCTACCAACTTTGCCATTTCTATGGACTAGAACAAGAAGAAAAAGGTAAACAGTGGCAGGACTGGCAGCTGCATTGACGTCAATGTCAGCAATGGCTATGATGATAATGGAGTCAAGCCTAATGGAGCCTGCTTGCAAAGAAAcaaagggtgcctctcaacatctctcctcgatcctcgatgctcgatcctcgaggggcgttctcactgacctacagtataactaacactggatagactatcccattgttgccaccccatcattctttatctagatcagtgaggacgaggatcgaggaaggaagggagggtgcatAAAACCccatatgagaggcacccaaagaAGAAGGTGGAATGTTTGTCCTTTTGAAATAATGGCAAACATAAATATAGTGAGTTCAATATCCTTGTGAAACAAATGAAGATGATAGACGAAGAGATGCACTTTGAGTACTTCAGAATGTCTACACACCGATTTGATGACCTACACTTCATCAGGGTGCATCGATGGAAAGCATGTCACAATCAAAGCCCCAGCGAGCCCTGGAAGTGACTACAAATTCCATCATGCTTATGGCCGTGTGTGAGGCAAGATATCGTCTCACCATGGTGGATACTAGTGCTTTTGGCTGTGagagtgatggggggggggggggggggatttttcAAAGCAGTGAGTTTGGCACATTTGCCAGGGTGCCCCAACCTGGCCCATGTGTTCCTGGGAGATGCTGCTTTCCCTCTAAATGTGAACTTGATGCAGTCATATCCaggtacagtaccctccagaatatTGGCACCCaataaaaagaacaaaagacTAAAAACAGGTATAAAAACTAATCTGTTGGTGATCTATTGTAATTTTTCAATTaaacaaaatgaggaaaaatccatcATGGTAAGGAAGCAAATTATttggagaaaaaggaaaatctcataaagaaatacatatttttaacAAAAGCGCATCTCTCacattggcacccctacttataataccttcttaaaccgtTCTTTGTCAACAAACaggacaatgatttactgtttttgaggtatgataataaaatctggacagtcagttagatctgatatgtgcaggtaatgactgaaagtaaaattaagatacagaacagcatagaaaatcagctattacaatagctatgtataCTGTAATAGTGTGATATAATGGCTTGTCGGCACACTAGAATATAACAGAGAATTGCAGAGtcaatgttgagtattgtattgtgatacaaatataaatgtaaagaacatacctgggacaatgtccccatatcatctctgaCTGGAAGTTTttggaaattagatgattgcacaatgaaatgtgtcaaaaaagagaaaatccctcAAATCGTAGTTTCCCAttggtcacaattgtgaccgaaaataaaacactcctcttcacccactttttaaatcaaatttaaaaaaatagtaattgattacttcaaagagttactcaagacacatgattttgatattttcatggCTGGTAAAAAATTGGGAATAAACGGGTTAACCTGTTCCTCATTTTCTGTGGACACATATCTCATTTTCTCATTGTGTCAGTGTATTTAAACCctgctctttgtctgtgtctttgctAAGTCTTCGTGAAACCCTATCTCAAGCTCTAAGCCTTTTTGTGGAATTTATTCTGTGGATTTTTGTGGAATCACTCTGTGATTGacctagcctcgcgagccatccacgtacttccggccaaggattgcctccactacgagtctggccgtgctcctctgtggagcattctgctcggtagaattgtaacagaacgccccccctccagaaagcagccaataaacgaagagacgggttggtgggggcgaaagggggagggcgctcgtgacgatgacgttaaacgcctgcgctatgttgttatgagtaactatcgccgattggggtgagagagctgtccaatcaattcaaaccagaactgggcgttacttcccgcttcctgcaagcgcttcagagcaaagaaattccagaccataatacgaaatgaaatggtagtattatgggatggttaggaccaggctatgaTTGACCCGGACTGTTTAaggcagtggttcttaactggtttgGCCAAGGGACCCACAATTCCCTATGGTTACTAGGTCGCGacccactttttaaaatatataaagaacatattttatttctcaaaatatattacaatcgacaaaatacaaacatttagatttacaaaacaaacatttcaacatttagaTCCATTTAGATTTGACATCACACTGTAACTGGATGTGAACACAGCAATTAACACGAGGGGCCTATTAGGCCAGGTTTACAACGAAAAGACCAGAGAACAATGTGCAAATTAGACCTATATGCGTTTTAGGAGCATTAATGAGAGAACTGGAGATGTTTTTTAGATCTGATCAGGGACTCAAGCCCAGTTCTCACATTCACTGGTATCTTGACAAACAGATacttttcccttcgtttgtgccttacgtgtagcctacacacaaacgGCGGTTTCGCCTCTGAATTCTTTCTGAAAACTCCGACAAAAGTGGAGATTCGTGGACTCGTTTCGCGtatgaatgtgaactgagaaaaacgaagtaggctacttgcatctgcgcaaaaagtgtggccaatgtttacattttcatttggctttggtgatcatggatgcattccGAGTAGCAGTTGCAAAATATAATCTAATGTTGGTGCCAACCCTTTTcgttttttgcatttgcaaatacagttgaaatgaaacaaggaAGTGATTCGTTGATGTTATTGATATTTTCGGGATTCTGATTAGCTAACGTCGGCTCAAACTTCTTGTTACACCACTAAGATTTGGCATGCTCTTGGCGGCATGAACACGGGTGTCAAcgaaaacttttctgaaaactgacaagtgtgcgcgatgttaaatgttaaaatgttgaaaacggAGGGGAGGAAATATTCGTTtatcaacttgtagcctagtcCATGGTGGCATATCTCCGTGGCTGGGGTCAACCTTAAGTGGTTGcatgaaaaaatatacatagcctatattttttacAACATCCCTTCGCGACCCACCTAGGACACCTCcgcgacccacttttgggtcgcgacccaccagttaagaaacactggttTAAGGTATCTCTTCTGGATTTTCCTATTGGATTTGTTTGCCTTTCCTCCCTCAAATTGAACTCTTGGACTCTGATTTTCTGGATTACTCTTTGgatgaatgtttttttgattcaactctttttttttttttaaagtatattttttgggcttttgtgcctttaatgttcacaggacagtagagagagacaggaagcgaatgggtgagagagttggggtgggatccggaaaggaccacggggcgggaatcgaacccgggtcgccggcgtgtggtgcaggtgccccagccagttgcgccacggctgggacCTGATTCAACTCTTTTGTACCTTTtttgtccccccctccccacccctccttgAGCTTCTGAGCTTTATTGCGTGTGTTGCCTGAAATAAATTCAGTTAAGTTCACTTTGTCTGCTCTGCACTAAAGTCATTCTGTGTGGTTAAAAGGTCAGTTTGCCACTCCGATGGCCCGGGTTCAAGACCCGCCCATGACACCTCTTTGACTCACCCCACTGTtattctatggagtttagatgaGTGGACTGCAATGGTAATGTccgaagcttgattttgtgttcagtaaaccacaTTTGTTTGGACATTTGTTTcattcattgacctgatgaatgatctaATCATGACCAAcgtttagggccttggcagagattgtttgatttccttttgaACATTGCACATTGTTTTTCTTCGTTTCTTTGCAAGCAGGCTCAGAAGCAGCAGTTTTTCCTCTTCCACTGAATCAATAA contains:
- the LOC134089122 gene encoding uncharacterized protein LOC134089122 is translated as MGLWPSTQIPVEGEGSTEEWINNMLPGIGIGKQKLNKAREGESEERDKGTTGDTESADKEMNNMLPGSIKGKGEANKAQKEGEERDKKTNGDTWEGLAQVILKVSVEGIPQQPSDGVKMKDSGSTAGSKRINKAVGKTGHKSSPGDTQKGIKDRSLDKKGINKAREGESKERDKGTTGDTESADKEMNNMLPGSIKRTGEANKAQKEGVERDKKTNGYTWEGLAQVILKVSVEGIPQQPSDGVKMKDSGGTAGSKRINKAVGKTGHKSSPGDTQKGIKDRSLDKKGRDTKEEETEIDTQGGNTEPGHPITTVKGKSRHEALVADSHSAAAVDRTDELNPKDFLYLLKLLDITLPGGVLNPEVIKESQKNTSIKHAGSIITALEHFEIQFCNIPRLGSREVQRALNLKSGNDVRELTNIIFFKVIKEQKKREELEEIWKMNSTCTGKGFRMRDKYTRDKISTPKFHTKYITRAFDNLEIGNDLPTVTRGTRVQTQTLEKMTFLKESFDQRFGGHGKNTDEMECLKFFHELGMISPGEEEVKYTRGNQVNYGFLKGILDFLVEICSKGQGKANKAQKEEHEERNKRFVIECKSTSGDMVGRFFNRPQNDECLAQLIENHEYCLQTQTYMYILNKADALQGKSLSQKAVMVIREYHGRREEPIFYWNYLQLDNSIHSDIDELRAYCQRDVLACFLAVLNLIFQKEKKVVNT